A window of the Parabacteroides merdae ATCC 43184 genome harbors these coding sequences:
- a CDS encoding endonuclease/exonuclease/phosphatase family protein: MKKVLFYLFTLLISTNIVFAEHLDNEMNVMSFNIRMSTKSDGANWWEYRKDLAANVIKFYDVDMFGAQEVLHNQLTDLLDRLPDYGYVGVGREDGKTKGEYSPILYRKDRFSVVKSGNFWLAEDMNAVGKKGWDAACERVATWAIFKDKKSGKEFFFLNTHLDHMGQVARHEGASLVLKQVKLLSRNLPVIVTGDFNAVPTDDPIKVLTDEKDPRHLTHARTLAPLCYGPEWTFHDYGRVPLDERVWIDYIFVKGNVKVLRHGVLAESLDNLYPSDHCPVISRIIVQ; the protein is encoded by the coding sequence ATGAAGAAAGTACTATTTTATTTGTTCACCCTTTTGATCTCGACGAATATTGTTTTTGCTGAACATCTTGATAATGAGATGAATGTGATGTCTTTTAATATTCGCATGAGTACAAAGTCTGACGGGGCTAACTGGTGGGAGTACAGGAAAGACCTGGCTGCCAATGTGATCAAGTTTTATGATGTCGATATGTTTGGTGCGCAAGAAGTCTTGCATAATCAGTTGACGGATTTATTGGACCGTTTGCCGGACTATGGTTATGTCGGGGTGGGGCGTGAAGATGGTAAGACAAAAGGTGAGTATTCTCCTATCCTTTACAGAAAGGATCGTTTCTCTGTTGTCAAAAGTGGCAATTTCTGGCTGGCGGAAGATATGAATGCCGTGGGCAAAAAAGGCTGGGATGCCGCTTGTGAGCGTGTTGCAACTTGGGCGATATTCAAAGATAAGAAATCCGGAAAAGAGTTTTTCTTTCTGAACACTCATTTGGATCACATGGGACAGGTTGCTCGTCATGAAGGGGCTTCTTTAGTCTTAAAGCAGGTGAAGTTGCTTTCCAGAAATCTACCGGTGATTGTTACTGGTGACTTTAATGCTGTTCCGACTGATGATCCGATTAAAGTTTTAACGGACGAAAAAGATCCGCGACATTTGACACATGCCCGTACATTGGCTCCTTTGTGCTACGGACCTGAGTGGACTTTCCACGATTATGGGCGTGTTCCTTTGGACGAACGTGTATGGATTGATTATATCTTTGTAAAAGGTAATGTCAAAGTACTTCGTCATGGTGTTTTGGCTGAAAGTCTGGATAACTTATATCCTTCAGACCATTGTCCTGTTATATCGAGAATAATTGTTCAGTAA
- a CDS encoding AraC family transcriptional regulator has protein sequence MGSVDVLREITPLSPEDCFLVMQRPKRSFSYPLHVHPEFELNYLENAAGAIRIVGDSVEEMEELDLLLVAGGAKHAYSNHKCLSTDILEITIQFHASLFDSFINKRHFKTIKDMFEKASCGLVFSREMILRIQPELKKLSSDKPDSFHNLLRLIEILKTLSLDEKARKLNAINTVENFSNIDNDRLDTIMLFLHENYQRPVLLSELASLINMSEASLTRFLKKWTGKTFIDNLNDIRIAEAVCRLIDTSDTIAEICYKSGFNNLSNFNRAFKRRKGNTPTEYREKYARTRFRI, from the coding sequence ATGGGTTCCGTAGATGTATTAAGAGAAATTACGCCGCTTTCACCGGAAGATTGTTTTCTGGTGATGCAGCGACCTAAGCGTAGTTTTTCCTATCCGCTTCATGTGCATCCGGAATTTGAACTGAACTATTTGGAGAATGCTGCTGGCGCGATTCGAATCGTTGGTGATTCGGTGGAGGAGATGGAAGAGCTTGATCTGTTATTGGTTGCAGGTGGAGCCAAGCATGCTTATTCAAATCACAAATGTCTGAGTACGGATATTTTGGAAATAACAATTCAGTTCCATGCCTCTCTTTTTGATAGTTTTATCAACAAGCGTCATTTCAAGACTATAAAAGATATGTTTGAGAAAGCCTCGTGCGGTCTTGTCTTTAGCCGTGAAATGATTTTGCGTATTCAACCCGAACTTAAAAAGCTATCGAGTGATAAACCGGATTCGTTTCACAATTTATTACGTTTGATAGAAATACTCAAGACTTTGTCGTTAGATGAAAAGGCACGCAAGTTAAATGCTATCAATACTGTAGAAAACTTTAGCAATATAGATAATGACCGTCTGGATACGATCATGTTGTTTTTGCATGAAAATTATCAGCGTCCGGTTTTATTGTCCGAACTTGCTTCGTTAATAAATATGAGCGAAGCGTCGCTTACTCGGTTTCTGAAAAAGTGGACGGGAAAAACTTTTATCGACAATTTGAATGACATTCGTATAGCTGAAGCGGTTTGCCGACTGATTGACACAAGTGATACAATAGCAGAAATATGCTATAAATCTGGTTTTAATAACTTATCGAATTTCAATCGGGCTTTTAAGCGACGAAAAGGTAATACTCCTACCGAATATCGTGAAAAATATGCACGTACTCGTTTTAGGATTTAA
- a CDS encoding DUF3467 domain-containing protein, which yields MENNKPTNEIQVELSEEMAQGTYANLAIISHSSSEFILDFIRVVPGAPKAQVKSRVILTPDNAKRLLFALQDNLAKFEEQANGKTAKFEDFVPPIGGVKGEA from the coding sequence ATGGAAAATAACAAACCGACAAATGAGATTCAAGTAGAGCTGTCAGAAGAGATGGCTCAGGGAACGTATGCAAATCTGGCAATTATATCACATTCTTCATCCGAGTTCATATTGGATTTTATCCGCGTTGTGCCGGGTGCTCCGAAGGCACAGGTGAAAAGTCGCGTCATCCTGACTCCGGACAATGCAAAACGACTGTTGTTTGCTTTGCAAGATAATCTGGCAAAGTTTGAAGAACAAGCAAATGGTAAGACTGCCAAATTTGAAGATTTTGTTCCTCCCATCGGAGGTGTGAAAGGGGAAGCCTGA
- a CDS encoding lysophospholipid acyltransferase family protein, with product MLRILYMLYLWLFVVPVFVVLTILTALTVIVGCLLGGERIFAYYPGMIWSWLTCHLALCPVKVKGRENIDRKKSYVFVANHQGAFDIFLIYGFLGVPIKWVMKAGIAKIPFVGAACRAAGFIFVDNSTPKAAARSVLEAERSLKNGASVVVFPEGSRTYNGKMIRFKKGAYQMAADQHLQIVPITLNGPFDVLPIGSLNVHRHKMEMVIHPPIPTEGMDASHKGLQQMADKTQDIIASALWEQYK from the coding sequence ATGCTACGGATACTTTATATGCTCTATTTATGGCTGTTTGTGGTTCCTGTTTTTGTGGTATTGACCATACTGACAGCCCTTACGGTTATTGTTGGTTGCCTGTTAGGCGGGGAAAGAATATTTGCTTATTATCCGGGAATGATTTGGTCATGGCTGACTTGCCATTTGGCCCTTTGCCCGGTGAAGGTAAAAGGACGGGAAAATATAGACCGGAAGAAATCGTACGTATTTGTTGCCAATCATCAAGGCGCTTTCGACATATTCCTTATATATGGTTTTTTGGGTGTACCGATCAAGTGGGTGATGAAAGCCGGTATTGCCAAAATCCCGTTTGTGGGAGCTGCTTGCCGGGCTGCAGGTTTTATCTTTGTCGATAATTCGACACCGAAAGCTGCCGCCCGTAGCGTGTTGGAGGCGGAACGTAGCTTGAAGAACGGAGCGTCGGTGGTGGTATTCCCAGAAGGTTCACGTACTTATAACGGAAAGATGATCCGTTTTAAGAAAGGAGCTTACCAGATGGCAGCCGACCAGCATTTACAGATTGTCCCGATCACCTTGAACGGACCTTTTGACGTATTGCCGATCGGTTCGTTGAATGTTCACCGTCACAAGATGGAAATGGTCATTCATCCGCCTATCCCGACCGAAGGGATGGATGCTTCCCATAAAGGATTGCAGCAGATGGCTGACAAAACACAAGACATCATTGCGTCAGCCTTATGGGAGCAATATAAATAA
- a CDS encoding capsule assembly Wzi family protein, with protein sequence MKALQTIIAVATLLHAANTFAQTEEAEDATSYKAEVFGSASSGSTTPFWMVSNRYGVVPLDANNGYLNAGVFHQQHFGKGFRWSAGLDIVAVVPRYRNVYIQQIYAELGYKSMLLSVGSKENRHSLWDHSLSSGDMVLSSNARPIPEIKLSMPEFTVVPLTKGWMQVKGDFAVGKSFDTKYLEDFSNGKQTYIKNVLWHHKSFYVRIKDTQNKFPLSGIIGVQHWAQWGGTSSNPRIGVQPHSLKDFIRVVCGSEGGDNATLSDQVNVLGNHFGSYDFKLEYTMPNWKLAAYHQHYFEDKSGMIFVNGTDGLWGAQLDLPRLPWLKKVVTEYLVTRNQSGPFHFIIFDHDKYQGPGGGGDDYYNNIEYITGSSYFGQGIGSPLLTSPQYNTNGDIDFKNTRVRAWHLAFEGDLSPMVSYRLRYTLMNSWGKPYAPFLNNKRSNSGQVEVKYHHPRLQGWEFTGAVAADAGSLYGDNVGFSLSVCKRDILKSWK encoded by the coding sequence ATGAAAGCCTTACAGACAATCATTGCAGTTGCCACTCTTCTCCATGCTGCAAATACTTTTGCACAGACGGAAGAAGCAGAAGATGCAACCTCATATAAAGCCGAAGTTTTCGGATCGGCCAGCAGCGGATCGACAACTCCGTTCTGGATGGTGAGCAATCGGTACGGGGTAGTTCCCCTAGACGCCAATAACGGCTATCTCAACGCTGGAGTTTTTCATCAACAACATTTTGGAAAGGGATTTCGCTGGAGTGCAGGGCTGGACATTGTAGCTGTCGTACCCCGTTACCGTAATGTGTATATCCAACAGATATATGCCGAGTTAGGATATAAAAGTATGCTTCTGAGTGTGGGGAGCAAAGAAAACCGGCATTCGCTTTGGGATCATTCCCTTAGTTCCGGTGACATGGTTCTCTCCTCCAACGCACGCCCGATTCCGGAAATAAAACTGAGTATGCCGGAATTCACCGTCGTTCCGCTCACAAAGGGTTGGATGCAGGTGAAAGGAGATTTTGCGGTAGGCAAGTCTTTCGATACCAAATATCTGGAAGATTTCTCCAATGGAAAACAAACCTATATAAAGAACGTCCTTTGGCATCATAAATCTTTTTACGTCCGCATCAAGGACACGCAAAACAAATTCCCGCTTTCCGGTATTATCGGCGTGCAACACTGGGCGCAATGGGGTGGAACATCCAGCAATCCGAGAATAGGTGTACAACCTCACTCCCTGAAAGATTTTATCCGGGTAGTTTGTGGTAGCGAAGGCGGAGACAATGCAACTCTGTCGGACCAGGTCAACGTGCTTGGCAATCATTTCGGTTCGTACGATTTCAAACTGGAATATACGATGCCGAACTGGAAACTGGCAGCTTATCATCAGCATTATTTCGAAGATAAATCCGGAATGATATTCGTGAACGGGACAGACGGACTTTGGGGAGCACAGTTGGATTTGCCACGCCTTCCCTGGCTAAAAAAGGTTGTAACGGAATATTTGGTCACCCGCAATCAGAGCGGACCGTTCCATTTTATCATCTTCGATCATGACAAATATCAAGGTCCGGGTGGTGGCGGAGATGATTATTACAATAATATAGAATACATAACCGGTTCTTCCTATTTCGGACAAGGTATAGGATCACCGCTTCTGACTTCCCCCCAATACAATACGAACGGGGATATAGATTTCAAGAATACACGTGTACGTGCCTGGCATTTGGCATTTGAAGGAGACCTGTCGCCAATGGTTTCCTATCGCCTCAGATACACACTCATGAATAGCTGGGGAAAACCTTACGCCCCGTTTCTGAATAACAAAAGAAGCAATTCCGGACAGGTGGAAGTCAAATATCACCATCCACGCCTGCAAGGTTGGGAATTCACAGGAGCTGTGGCCGCAGATGCAGGTTCACTCTATGGGGATAACGTCGGGTTCAGTCTGAGTGTCTGCAAACGCGACATTTTAAAATCCTGGAAATAG
- a CDS encoding alpha/beta hydrolase encodes MTRKLYFTILSLLFISTIYAQYVPDILGDNYLRRTIQMPDDYEGKVVCTLVKKPQLPETKQAILYIHGYNDYFFQKQLGDSVNAHGYNFYAMDLRKYGRSILPNQNPFFCKSLKEYFADLDTALAIIREEGNDKILLMAHSTGGLITPYYLDSKKGKLPVDGLILNSPFLDWNFGWMMEKIVIPVVSCIGKLFPNLTVQGYGDASYAHSLLKQFKGEWVYNTDWKMINGHPKKAGWINAIQEAQKTVQKGIGLDCPVLVISSNKSFPETKEWNNEYLSSDIVLDIHDIQKYGQKLGNYVTRDTIQNGIHDLILSEKDSRDHVYRTVFDWLPGK; translated from the coding sequence ATGACACGAAAACTATATTTTACAATCTTATCACTGCTCTTCATATCTACAATTTACGCTCAATACGTCCCGGACATACTGGGCGATAATTATCTGCGCCGGACCATTCAGATGCCAGATGACTACGAGGGGAAAGTCGTCTGCACGCTTGTCAAGAAGCCACAGTTACCGGAGACCAAACAGGCAATCTTGTATATACATGGCTACAATGACTATTTTTTTCAGAAACAATTGGGTGACAGCGTGAATGCCCACGGTTATAACTTTTATGCTATGGACCTCCGCAAGTACGGACGCTCGATACTGCCGAACCAGAATCCTTTCTTCTGCAAAAGCTTGAAAGAGTATTTTGCAGACCTCGATACTGCCCTTGCCATTATTAGGGAAGAGGGGAATGACAAAATATTGCTGATGGCACATTCTACCGGTGGATTGATTACCCCGTATTATCTGGACAGCAAAAAAGGTAAACTTCCTGTCGACGGATTGATATTGAACAGTCCCTTTCTGGACTGGAATTTCGGATGGATGATGGAAAAAATCGTGATCCCTGTAGTTTCCTGTATAGGGAAACTATTTCCCAACCTGACCGTACAAGGATACGGGGATGCTTCGTATGCTCATAGTCTGCTCAAACAATTCAAAGGGGAATGGGTATATAATACGGACTGGAAGATGATTAACGGCCATCCGAAAAAAGCCGGATGGATAAACGCCATACAAGAAGCGCAGAAAACAGTGCAGAAAGGGATCGGCCTGGACTGTCCGGTACTGGTGATTTCGTCAAACAAGTCGTTCCCGGAAACAAAAGAATGGAATAACGAATATCTGTCTTCCGACATCGTGCTGGACATACACGATATTCAAAAATACGGACAGAAATTAGGCAATTATGTTACACGCGACACGATACAGAACGGGATTCATGACTTGATACTCTCTGAAAAAGACTCGCGCGACCATGTATATCGCACAGTGTTCGACTGGTTGCCGGGAAAATAA